One Glycine max cultivar Williams 82 chromosome 4, Glycine_max_v4.0, whole genome shotgun sequence DNA segment encodes these proteins:
- the LOC100799554 gene encoding uncharacterized protein isoform X1, whose protein sequence is MDNSGNPQDVVVPPVEGVAGGGTAYGWNDGGTHGLNVKGPIDPTEIPTKDLVHVWCMPNTANVGPQDMPRHLEPINLLAARNERESVQIAIRPKVSWGGSSVAGTVQIQCSDLCSTSGDRLIVGQSLLLRRVVPILGVPDALVPVDLPVSQINLFPGETTALWISIDVPSSQPPGQYEGEIVITAIKSDAESPVQSISKVEKHQLYRDLKGCLDIVEPIDGKPLDEVVERVKSTTTSLRRILLSPSFSEFFSDNGPVDVMDEDAISSLSLRMKLNLTVWEFVLPETPSLPAVFGISDTVIEDRFGVQQGTAEWYEALDQHFKWLLQYRISPYFCKWADGMRVLTYTSPWPADHPKSDEYFSDPRLAAYAVPYKQVVSGNNSAEDYLQKQVEILRTKNHWRKAYFYLWDEPLNLEQYDSVRNMASEIHAYAPDARILTTYYCGPNDAPLAPTPFDAFVKVPSFLRPHNQIYCTSEWVLGNQEDLVKDIIAELQPENGEEWWTYVCMGPSDPHPNWHLGMRGTQHRAVMWRVWKEGGTGFLYWGANCYEKATVASAEIKFRHGLPPGDGVLYYPGEVFSTSHQPVASLRLERILNGLQDTEYLRLYASRYGRDESIALLERMGVYFGPERYTFEHMPIDAMRGQIFNACRS, encoded by the exons ATGGACAACTCCG GAAATCCTCAAGATGTGGTTGTGCCACCTGTTGAAGGTGTTGCAGGAGGTGGTACGGCTTATGGGTGGAATGATGGTGGCACACATGGCTTGAATGTCAAGGGACCAATTGACCCCACAGAAATTCCAACTAAGGATTTAGTGCATGTATGGTGCATGCCAAACACAGCAAATGTTGGACCTCAAGATATGCCCAGACATTTGGAGCCT ATAAACCTGCTGGCTGCTAGAAATGAGAGGGAGAGTGTGCAAATAGCTATCCGACCAAAGGTTTCATGGGGTGGTTCTAGTGTTGCAGGGACTGTGCAGATTCAGTGTAGTGACCTATGTTCCACATCTGGAGACAG ACTGATTGTTGGGCAATCACTGCTGTTGCGGCGGGTGGTGCCCATTTTAGGTGTACCTGATGCTCTTGTTCCCGTTGATCTTCCAGTCAGTCAAATAAACCTATTTCCTGG GGAGACTACCGCTCTTTGGATATCCATTGACGTTCCAAGTTCTCAACCTCCAGGACAATATGAAGGAGAGATTGTCATTACTGCTATAAAATCAGATGCAGA ATCTCCTGTTCAAAGTATAAGCAAGGTTGAGAAACATCAGCTGTATAGGGACCTAAAGGGATGTCTTGACATTGTTGAGCCCATTGATGGAAAACCATTAGATGAAGTG GTTGAAAGGGTGAAATCTACAACTACATCTTTGAGAAGGATTCTTCTGTCTCCATCATTTTCTGAATTCTTTTCAGATAATGGACCAGTAGACGTAATGGATGAGGATGCCATTTCAAGTCTCTCTTTACGGATGAAGTTAAATCTGACTGTTTGGGAATTTGTACTTCCTGAAACTCCTTCGCTCCCTGCTGTATTTGGT ATATCTGATACTGTAATTGAGGATCGCTTTGGTGTTCAACAAGGGACAGCTGAGTGGTATGAAGCATTGGATCAGCATTTCAAATGGCTTCTTCAGTATAGAATCAGCCCTTATTTTTGTAAATGGGCTGATGGTATGCGTGTTTTGACGTACACATCTCCATGGCCAG CGGATCATCCAAAGTCGGATGAATATTTTTCAGATCCACGGTTGGCAGCATATGCTGTACCATATAAACAAGTAGTCTCCGG TAACAATTCGGCGGAGGATTACTTGCAGAAACAAGTTGAGATATTGAGGACCAAGAATCACTGGAGGAAAGCTTACTTTTACTTGTGGGATGAG CCACTGAATTTGGAACAATATGATTCTGTTCGAAATATGGCCAGTGAGATTCATGCTTATGCTCCAGATGCTCGTATTTTAACTACTTACTATTGTG GACCAAATGATGCACCTCTCGCACCTACTCCATTTGACGCTTTTGTAAAAGTTCCAAGTTTTCTGCGTCCTCATAATCAAATTTATTGTACTAG TGAGTGGGTTCTGGGCAATCAAGAGGACCTGGTTAAGGATATTATTGCTGAATTACAACCAGAGAATGGCGAg GAGTGGTGGACATATGTCTGTATGGGACCATCAGATCCTCATCCAAATTGGCATCTTGGAATGCGAGGTACCCAACACCGTGCCGTCATGTGGCGTGTGTGGAAAGAGGGTGGCACAGGATTTTTGTACTGGGGAGCCAACTGCTATGAGAAGGCAACTGTAGCCAGTGCAGAG ATAAAATTCAGGCATGGTCTTCCCCCTGGAGATGGAGTTCTATACTATCCTGGTGAGGTGTTCTCAACTTCTCATCAGCCAGTGGCTTCTCTTAGACTAGAGCGCATACTTAATGGCTTGCAG GACACTGAGTACCTGAGACTATATGCTTCAAGATACGGTAGGGACGAGAGTATTGCACTTTTAGAAAGAATGGGAGTGTACTTTGGTCCTGAGCGTTACACATTTGAGCACATGCCAATTGATGCAATGAGAGGACAAATATTTAATGCCTGCCGTTCATGA
- the LOC100799554 gene encoding uncharacterized protein isoform X3 — MPNTANVGPQDMPRHLEPINLLAARNERESVQIAIRPKVSWGGSSVAGTVQIQCSDLCSTSGDRLIVGQSLLLRRVVPILGVPDALVPVDLPVSQINLFPGETTALWISIDVPSSQPPGQYEGEIVITAIKSDAESPVQSISKVEKHQLYRDLKGCLDIVEPIDGKPLDEVVERVKSTTTSLRRILLSPSFSEFFSDNGPVDVMDEDAISSLSLRMKLNLTVWEFVLPETPSLPAVFGISDTVIEDRFGVQQGTAEWYEALDQHFKWLLQYRISPYFCKWADGMRVLTYTSPWPADHPKSDEYFSDPRLAAYAVPYKQVVSGNNSAEDYLQKQVEILRTKNHWRKAYFYLWDEPLNLEQYDSVRNMASEIHAYAPDARILTTYYCGPNDAPLAPTPFDAFVKVPSFLRPHNQIYCTSEWVLGNQEDLVKDIIAELQPENGEEWWTYVCMGPSDPHPNWHLGMRGTQHRAVMWRVWKEGGTGFLYWGANCYEKATVASAEIKFRHGLPPGDGVLYYPGEVFSTSHQPVASLRLERILNGLQDTEYLRLYASRYGRDESIALLERMGVYFGPERYTFEHMPIDAMRGQIFNACRS; from the exons ATGCCAAACACAGCAAATGTTGGACCTCAAGATATGCCCAGACATTTGGAGCCT ATAAACCTGCTGGCTGCTAGAAATGAGAGGGAGAGTGTGCAAATAGCTATCCGACCAAAGGTTTCATGGGGTGGTTCTAGTGTTGCAGGGACTGTGCAGATTCAGTGTAGTGACCTATGTTCCACATCTGGAGACAG ACTGATTGTTGGGCAATCACTGCTGTTGCGGCGGGTGGTGCCCATTTTAGGTGTACCTGATGCTCTTGTTCCCGTTGATCTTCCAGTCAGTCAAATAAACCTATTTCCTGG GGAGACTACCGCTCTTTGGATATCCATTGACGTTCCAAGTTCTCAACCTCCAGGACAATATGAAGGAGAGATTGTCATTACTGCTATAAAATCAGATGCAGA ATCTCCTGTTCAAAGTATAAGCAAGGTTGAGAAACATCAGCTGTATAGGGACCTAAAGGGATGTCTTGACATTGTTGAGCCCATTGATGGAAAACCATTAGATGAAGTG GTTGAAAGGGTGAAATCTACAACTACATCTTTGAGAAGGATTCTTCTGTCTCCATCATTTTCTGAATTCTTTTCAGATAATGGACCAGTAGACGTAATGGATGAGGATGCCATTTCAAGTCTCTCTTTACGGATGAAGTTAAATCTGACTGTTTGGGAATTTGTACTTCCTGAAACTCCTTCGCTCCCTGCTGTATTTGGT ATATCTGATACTGTAATTGAGGATCGCTTTGGTGTTCAACAAGGGACAGCTGAGTGGTATGAAGCATTGGATCAGCATTTCAAATGGCTTCTTCAGTATAGAATCAGCCCTTATTTTTGTAAATGGGCTGATGGTATGCGTGTTTTGACGTACACATCTCCATGGCCAG CGGATCATCCAAAGTCGGATGAATATTTTTCAGATCCACGGTTGGCAGCATATGCTGTACCATATAAACAAGTAGTCTCCGG TAACAATTCGGCGGAGGATTACTTGCAGAAACAAGTTGAGATATTGAGGACCAAGAATCACTGGAGGAAAGCTTACTTTTACTTGTGGGATGAG CCACTGAATTTGGAACAATATGATTCTGTTCGAAATATGGCCAGTGAGATTCATGCTTATGCTCCAGATGCTCGTATTTTAACTACTTACTATTGTG GACCAAATGATGCACCTCTCGCACCTACTCCATTTGACGCTTTTGTAAAAGTTCCAAGTTTTCTGCGTCCTCATAATCAAATTTATTGTACTAG TGAGTGGGTTCTGGGCAATCAAGAGGACCTGGTTAAGGATATTATTGCTGAATTACAACCAGAGAATGGCGAg GAGTGGTGGACATATGTCTGTATGGGACCATCAGATCCTCATCCAAATTGGCATCTTGGAATGCGAGGTACCCAACACCGTGCCGTCATGTGGCGTGTGTGGAAAGAGGGTGGCACAGGATTTTTGTACTGGGGAGCCAACTGCTATGAGAAGGCAACTGTAGCCAGTGCAGAG ATAAAATTCAGGCATGGTCTTCCCCCTGGAGATGGAGTTCTATACTATCCTGGTGAGGTGTTCTCAACTTCTCATCAGCCAGTGGCTTCTCTTAGACTAGAGCGCATACTTAATGGCTTGCAG GACACTGAGTACCTGAGACTATATGCTTCAAGATACGGTAGGGACGAGAGTATTGCACTTTTAGAAAGAATGGGAGTGTACTTTGGTCCTGAGCGTTACACATTTGAGCACATGCCAATTGATGCAATGAGAGGACAAATATTTAATGCCTGCCGTTCATGA
- the LOC100799554 gene encoding uncharacterized protein isoform X2 codes for MDNSGNPQDVVVPPVEGVAGGGTAYGWNDGGTHGLNVKGPIDPTEIPTKDLVHVWCMPNTANVGPQDMPRHLEPINLLAARNERESVQIAIRPKVSWGGSSVAGTVQIQCSDLCSTSGDRLIVGQSLLLRRVVPILGVPDALVPVDLPVSQINLFPGETTALWISIDVPSSQPPGQYEGEIVITAIKSDAESPVQSISKVEKHQLYRDLKGCLDIVEPIDGKPLDEVVERVKSTTTSLRRILLSPSFSEFFSDNGPVDVMDEDAISSLSLRMKLNLTVWEFVLPETPSLPAVFGISDTVIEDRFGVQQGTAEWYEALDQHFKWLLQYRISPYFCKWADGMRVLTYTSPWPADHPKSDEYFSDPRLAAYAVPYKQVVSGNNSAEDYLQKQVEILRTKNHWRKAYFYLWDEPLNLEQYDSVRNMASEIHAYAPDARILTTYYCGPNDAPLAPTPFDAFVKVPSFLRPHNQIYCTSEWVLGNQEDLVKDIIAELQPENGEEWWTYVCMGPSDPHPNWHLGMRGTQHRAVMWRVWKEGGTGFLYWGANCYEKATVASAEIKFRHGLPPGDGVLYYPGEVFSTSHQPVASLRLERILNGLQIYIHVMCWHKLQVVLLCILIVDSVFRASI; via the exons ATGGACAACTCCG GAAATCCTCAAGATGTGGTTGTGCCACCTGTTGAAGGTGTTGCAGGAGGTGGTACGGCTTATGGGTGGAATGATGGTGGCACACATGGCTTGAATGTCAAGGGACCAATTGACCCCACAGAAATTCCAACTAAGGATTTAGTGCATGTATGGTGCATGCCAAACACAGCAAATGTTGGACCTCAAGATATGCCCAGACATTTGGAGCCT ATAAACCTGCTGGCTGCTAGAAATGAGAGGGAGAGTGTGCAAATAGCTATCCGACCAAAGGTTTCATGGGGTGGTTCTAGTGTTGCAGGGACTGTGCAGATTCAGTGTAGTGACCTATGTTCCACATCTGGAGACAG ACTGATTGTTGGGCAATCACTGCTGTTGCGGCGGGTGGTGCCCATTTTAGGTGTACCTGATGCTCTTGTTCCCGTTGATCTTCCAGTCAGTCAAATAAACCTATTTCCTGG GGAGACTACCGCTCTTTGGATATCCATTGACGTTCCAAGTTCTCAACCTCCAGGACAATATGAAGGAGAGATTGTCATTACTGCTATAAAATCAGATGCAGA ATCTCCTGTTCAAAGTATAAGCAAGGTTGAGAAACATCAGCTGTATAGGGACCTAAAGGGATGTCTTGACATTGTTGAGCCCATTGATGGAAAACCATTAGATGAAGTG GTTGAAAGGGTGAAATCTACAACTACATCTTTGAGAAGGATTCTTCTGTCTCCATCATTTTCTGAATTCTTTTCAGATAATGGACCAGTAGACGTAATGGATGAGGATGCCATTTCAAGTCTCTCTTTACGGATGAAGTTAAATCTGACTGTTTGGGAATTTGTACTTCCTGAAACTCCTTCGCTCCCTGCTGTATTTGGT ATATCTGATACTGTAATTGAGGATCGCTTTGGTGTTCAACAAGGGACAGCTGAGTGGTATGAAGCATTGGATCAGCATTTCAAATGGCTTCTTCAGTATAGAATCAGCCCTTATTTTTGTAAATGGGCTGATGGTATGCGTGTTTTGACGTACACATCTCCATGGCCAG CGGATCATCCAAAGTCGGATGAATATTTTTCAGATCCACGGTTGGCAGCATATGCTGTACCATATAAACAAGTAGTCTCCGG TAACAATTCGGCGGAGGATTACTTGCAGAAACAAGTTGAGATATTGAGGACCAAGAATCACTGGAGGAAAGCTTACTTTTACTTGTGGGATGAG CCACTGAATTTGGAACAATATGATTCTGTTCGAAATATGGCCAGTGAGATTCATGCTTATGCTCCAGATGCTCGTATTTTAACTACTTACTATTGTG GACCAAATGATGCACCTCTCGCACCTACTCCATTTGACGCTTTTGTAAAAGTTCCAAGTTTTCTGCGTCCTCATAATCAAATTTATTGTACTAG TGAGTGGGTTCTGGGCAATCAAGAGGACCTGGTTAAGGATATTATTGCTGAATTACAACCAGAGAATGGCGAg GAGTGGTGGACATATGTCTGTATGGGACCATCAGATCCTCATCCAAATTGGCATCTTGGAATGCGAGGTACCCAACACCGTGCCGTCATGTGGCGTGTGTGGAAAGAGGGTGGCACAGGATTTTTGTACTGGGGAGCCAACTGCTATGAGAAGGCAACTGTAGCCAGTGCAGAG ATAAAATTCAGGCATGGTCTTCCCCCTGGAGATGGAGTTCTATACTATCCTGGTGAGGTGTTCTCAACTTCTCATCAGCCAGTGGCTTCTCTTAGACTAGAGCGCATACTTAATGGCTTGCAG ATTTATATTCATGTCATGTGCTGGCATAAGTTGCAAGTGGTTCTCCTTTGCATTCTGATCGTAGATTCTGTTTTCCGTGCCTCTATTTAG
- the LOC100800089 gene encoding zinc finger protein GAI-ASSOCIATED FACTOR 1, translated as MTEPQNPSPLTHSPALEITPQPLLPPKRKRSLPGMPDPDAEVIALSPKTLLATNRFVCEICNKGFQRDQNLQLHRRGHNLPWKLRQRGSTEPRKKAYVCPEPSCVHHNPARALGDLTGIKKHFCRKHGEKKWQCERCSKKYAVHSDWKAHMKTCGSREYRCDCGTLFSRRDSFITHRAFCDVLAQESARAQAQAQGQGGSNSKVVEASSPPTPPLTPSASVVPPTLSIQSSEIPENPSTKLSPTSPNATACFVTSSSSTPSNSTTCTTVFASVLAPSPTTPSTPQSPSNSTSSFTNLISNLARSQNPNTIMRESTSLSLSTPLYLSNNDPLHYTASPQPALSATALLQKAAQMGASNASLLRGLGLATTTSSSSSFGKDEGFNINATTTLQWNGQVKQENHPVVDNLGLGLLCGSGSVPDVMMAPSTPFVGQPMTRDLLGLSIGGGGSRGGLSALLTSFGGNFDSPGEGGVHR; from the exons ATGACGGAACCTCAGAATCCTTCACCATTGACACATTCTCCAGCGTTAGAAATCACACCTCAACCACTGCTACCTCCCAAAAGGAAACGAAGCCTCCCTGGAATGCcag ATCCAGATGCTGAAGTGATTGCTTTGTCACCGAAGACGCTGTTGGCGACGAACCGTTTCGTGTGCGAGATCTGCAACAAAGGCTTCCAGCGCGACCAGAACCTACAGCTTCACCGGCGTGGCCACAACTTGCCGTGGAAGCTGCGGCAGCGAGGGAGCACAGAGCCGCGGAAGAAAGCTTACGTGTGTCCCGAACCTTCCTGCGTCCACCACAACCCCGCAAGGGCGCTCGGCGACCTCACCGGCATCAAGAAGCACTTCTGCAGAAAACACGGTGAGAAAAAGTGGCAATGCGAACGCTGTTCTAAGAAATACGCCGTACACTCCGATTGGAAGGCTCATATGAAAACTTGCGGCAGCAGAGAATACCGATGCGACTGCGGAACCTTGTTCTCTAG GAGGGATAGTTTCATCACGCACAGAGCATTTTGCGATGTCTTAGCGCAAGAGAGCGCGAGGGCCCAGGCCCAGGCCCAAGGCCAAGGTGGTAGCAATAGCAAAGTGGTTGAGGCTTCTTCGCCGCCTACGCCTCCACTTACTCCCTCCGCGTCTGTGGTGCCTCCAACTTTGTCCATTCAGAGCTCAG AAATTCCGGAAAACCCATCAACGAAGCTGTCACCGACGTCTCCAAACGCAACAGCGTGTTTCGTGACAAGCAGCAGCAGCACCCCTTCCAATTCGACTACTTGCACCACTGTTTTTGCTAGTGTGTTGGCACCGTCCCCAACAACACCATCAACTCCACAATCACCATCAAATTCAACTTCCTCTTTCACCAACCTCATCTCAAACTTGGCTCGCTCGCAGAACCCCAATACCATTATGAGAGAATCCACGTCCCTCTCCCTCTCCACACCACTCTATCTCTCCAACAATGACCCTCTTCATTACACTGCATCACCCCAACCTGCACTATCTGCCACTGCACTACTCCAGAAGGCAGCGCAAATGGGTGCTTCAAATGCATCCCTTCTTCGTGGCCTAGgcttagcaacaacaacatcatcatcatcatccttcGGTAAAGACGAGGGTTTTAACATTAATGCAACCACAACACTACAATGGAACGGACAAGTGAAGCAAGAGAATCATCCAGTGGTGGATAACCTTGGGCTTGGGCTTCTCTGTGGGAGTGGAAGTGTGCCAGATGTGATGATGGCCCCTTCTACCCCATTTGTGGGCCAGCCCATGACCCGTGATCTTCTTGGTCTGAGCATCGGTGGCGGAGGAAGCAGGGGTGGTCTCTCTGCTTTACTCACTTCTTTTGGAGGAAACTTTGATTCACCCGGTGAAGGAGGAGTTCACCGGTAG
- the LOC102662518 gene encoding transcription repressor OFP7 — MAKRFKLKFNIPSFQMCRSKDPSSFPGNPVPAIYRLSPVNHNARHTRHPSIPSPSPSKITSIAQGCKMCHDKQSLKKLKSIRGRKSTSSVPSRRSDFRIDNIEEEESETLISCMTSFSDEFCLGEEKELSTGSSSQRRKMSSVKKVRSVRFQSSEKRRGAEVKKTTVTRKSVEGKVRESFAVVKKSKDPYEDFKKSMMEMITEMEMSEAEDLEQLLQCFLALNSRSHHAVIVRAFMEIWQQMFFWNPTSMKNLQTDLEK; from the coding sequence ATGGCCAAACGCTTCAAATTGAAGTTCAATATCCCTTCATTTCAAATGTGTCGCTCAAAAGACCCTTCCTCTTTCCCTGGAAATCCCGTTCCTGCCATATACCGTCTTTCTCCCGTTAACCACAACGCGCGTCACACGAGACATCCAAGCATTCCTTCTCCGTCACCGTCAAAGATAACGTCCATCGCGCAGGGATGCAAAATGTGCCATGACAAGCAGAGTTTGAAGAAACTGAAATCCATCAGAGGCCGGAAAAGCACGTCCAGCGTTCCGTCGAGGCGAAGCGATTTTCGAATCGACAACATCGAGGAAGAGGAGAGCGAGACTCTGATTTCTTGCATGACAAGTTTCTCCGACGAGTTTTGTCTCGGCGAGGAGAAGGAGCTAAGTACTGGTAGTAGCAGCCAGAGAAGGAAGATGAGCAGCGTAAAGAAGGTTCGGAGTGTGAGGTTTCAGAGTTCGGAGAAACGGAGAGGAGCGGAGGTGAAGAAGACGACGGTGACACGGAAAAGTGTGGAGGGGAAGGTGAGGGAGAGTTTTGCGGTAGTGAAGAAGTCAAAGGATCCTTATGAAGACTTCAAGAAATCGATGATGGAGATGATAACGGAGATGGAGATGTCTGAGGCCGAAGATTTGGAGCAGCTTTTGCAGTGTTTCTTGGCTTTGAACTCTCGGAGTCATCATGCAGTTATTGTGCGGGCTTTCATGGAGATTTGGCAACAAATGTTCTTTTGGAACCCTACGTCAATGAAAAATCTCCAAACAGATCTGGAAAAGTAA
- the LOC100799039 gene encoding glutamic acid-rich protein, producing the protein MESDDDFELLPPSPVQERKLKRLKKAARVPEPSHPPISPPNFSVSGNGEEHLTEPNGESGPEFETLTPSPSPSPSPSPNPNPQSDTPKGVTVDDDGLGAKRVLDFDSFGEELGKVVEETEEVRDLKTYEEIRDLNTDEVERKRRGLDDLPEKNEKKKRINDDGDSSEKKPKVSATNKRKAEKERRDTLKQLQAESQRLLRETRDAAFKPAPLVQKPISSILEKIRQRKLEILKKSADNVEKAEPEETPASCHAATKCNLGTSHIGEESNDAAANSNSESIPSPMAKDSESEHAFRAPIGDTQELYTDSERSDTKDEAVNDKSNNPSEEVFAPSMLAMNLKLDSAPPDDDVSSNEEEEDNDKENIEPHVHVSVDLTLSPDGDPVRAFVDEEAEEEDDSDNDLQRFQDDEGEDDDDIEEDDMIATQYEEKPDDREKREQLHQQWHEQRDAAGVDNLRQKFYGGSKLNETPSTEEEDEESRETENDDEVEEYAAPSESLKTTLKKVKQMIPQMFSDKDDKYVSSDDEETEDKLARQSLYYKTEEKAKFFSPAEDENSREVFSLIKKLNVPDTKRKGKTTSIFAMPSIGQNINISSKSSFVGRASDRFMPTSQKQGSCKVRSYIFGRDDSNSRSSILISEDSLDTIQTESQPPKAASAKFQRNTQNKNTTMNSASKESNVSLLDILRKSSHHADHSFQNANVQPKTSIFDAFKLMKKPTKAEARV; encoded by the exons ATGGAGAGCGACGACGACTTCGAGCTTTTGCCTCCTTCTCCCGTCCAAGAACGAAAGCTCAAGCGTTTGAAGAAAGCAGCTAGGGTTCCCGAACCTTCTCACCCTCCTATCTCTCCTCCCAATTTTTCCGTATCGGGAAACGGCGAAGAACACTTGACGGAGCCAAACGGCGAATCTGGGCCCGAATTTGAAACTTTGAccccaagcccaagcccaagccCGAGCCCGAGCCCGAACCCGAACCCTCAATCTGACACTCCGAAAGGTGTAACCGTCGACGACGATGGTTTGGGCGCGAAGAGGGTTCTGGATTTTGATTCCTTCGGTGAGGAACTAGGGAAGGTTGTAGAGGAGACTGAAGAAGTTAGAGATCTGAAGACCTACGAAGAAATCAGGGATTTGAATACTGATGAAGTAGAGAGGAAACGACGAGGTTTAGATGACTTGCCAGAGAAGaacgagaagaagaagagaatcaATGACGACGGTGACAGCAGCGAGAAGAAGCCTAAAGTATCTGCCACCAATAAGAGAAAGGCCGAGAAG GAACGACGAGATACTCTGAAACAGCTTCAAGCGGAGTCTCAGAGACTTCTTCGag AAACTAGAGATGCGGCTTTTAAACCTGCTCCTCTGGTTCAGAAGCCAATTTCTTCGATATTGGAGAAAATTCGGCAGCGGAAATTGGAGATTTTAAAGAA ATCTGCTGATAATGTAGAAAAGGCTGAACCGGAAGAAACACCAGCTTCTTGCCATGCAGCCACTAAATGTAATTTGGGCACGTCACATATTGGTGAAGAATCTAATGATGCTGCAGCTAATTCTAACTCTGAGAGCATTCCTTCTCCCATG GCCAAGGATTCAGAATCTGAGCATGCATTTCGAGCTCCTATTGGTGATACTCAG GAACTCTACACTGATTCTGAAAGAAGCGATACTAAAGATGAGGCTGTAAATGACAAGTCTAACAACCCTTCAGAAGAAGTGTTTGCCCCGTCAATGCTTGCAAtgaacttgaaacttgattctgcTCCTCCTGATGATGACGT CTCTTCcaatgaggaggaggaggacAATGACAAGGAGAACATAGAGCCACACGTACATGTATCAGTTGACTTGACTTTATCACCAGATGGTGACCCTGTTAGGGCTTTTGTTGATGAAGAAGCTGAAGAGGAAGATGACAGTGATAATGACCTACAGCGTTTCCAAGATGATGAaggtgaagatgatgatgatattgaggAAGATGACATGATTGCAACTCAATATGAAGAAAAGCCAGATGATAGAGAAAAGCGTGAGCAACTCCACCAGCAGTGGCATGAGCAACGGGATGCAGCTGGAGTGGATAATCTACGTCAGAAATTCTATGGTGGTTCAAAATTGAATGAAACACCATCAACTGAAGAGGAAGATGAGGAAAGCAGAGAAACTGAAAATGATGATGAAGTTGAAGAATACGCAGCACCATCAGAAAGTCTGAAGACCACTCTGAAAAAGGTGAAGCAGATGATCCCACAGATGTTTTCAGATAAAGATGATAAATATGTATCATCTGATGATGAAGAAACTGAGGACAAGCTAGCTAGACAATCCCTCTATTATAAAACT GAAGAGAAAGCTAAATTCTTTTCACCAGCTGAGGACGAAAATAGCAGGGAAGTTTTCAGTCTCATAAAGAAATTAAACGTGCCTGATaccaagagaaaaggaaaaactacTT CCATCTTTGCTATGCCAAGCATTGGACAGAACATAAATATATCATCAAAG TCATCTTTTGTTGGAAGGGCTTCAGATCGTTTTATGCCTACTTCTCAAAAGCAGGGATCATGCAAGGTCCGATCATATATATTTGGGCGAGATGACAGCAACAGCAGGAGTTCAATATTGATCTCAGAGGATTCTTTAGATACG ATTCAAACGGAGAGTCAACCACCAAAAGCGGCTTCTGCCAAGTTTCAAAGAAATACGCAGAACAAAAACACCACCATGAATTCTGCATCTAAGGAGTCAAATGTGTCGCTTTTGGATATATTAAGGAAGTCTTCACATCATGCAGATCACAGTTTCCAGAATGCCAACGTTCAACCAAAGACATCAATATTTGATGCATTCAAGTTAATGAAGAAGCCAACCAAGGCGGAGGCAAGAGTTTGA